The Sorghum bicolor cultivar BTx623 chromosome 6, Sorghum_bicolor_NCBIv3, whole genome shotgun sequence genome contains the following window.
AATAGCATTATAGATATCCCTTTGAATTGCGCTTTGGCAGTTGGAACCGAGTTGTTTTAGACAGGACAGCAAAAGATTTGCAGCAATTTTTATattagaacaaaaaaaaaaagatcacgGAACAGTTTTTCGAGTACAAACTAGCCACTACAACGCCCAATAACTCAAGCACGAAGAACCGGgtactaagggcctgtttgggcAGTGGCTCCCACTCCTCTAGAGAAGTCTcgccaaacttttttttttcttgcagaagccattttTTAAGTAAAAAACAGAGGAGACGAAACCGTTTTGAcaatcgtcgtcaaaacaactCTGACtcctttatttttttaataaaaaaaacagTTTCTCGTGAGAAGCCCtgctaaacaggccctaagactTCTAGCGCACGAGGCAACTCTAAAAAACAACTCAATCGAAAACAACCAAACCAAGCTACCAGCTTCACTCACTCTAACACTGATTCTACtaacaacatgcacaaacacacTTAGGAGAAAAAACTTAGCACAACTGGAGACAAACTAGGGACCTCTAGTAAGTAGTAACTAAAACTGAGAACAAGGAAGCCAACTGAATTTGACCCGACAGCTTGAGAGCAAATATAAGACCATGATATCAGATTTTCCATTTAACGACCATTCCTTTGTCAAAATAAGCTTGATGTACATGGTAAAACGCCGCAGCTAAAAATGTGGGGAGGAAAAACTATGAAAGTAACACGAGGCTAAAGGAGTAGCAATGGCCTGTCGTGGTAAATCCGAGGCCACTGTTGCTGCAGCGAAAGCCTTCTCCTCACCAATTGCTATTCTGTTAATTAATCTCCTATTCTGTTGCTATCCAATGTACAAGGATTTCTATAACAAAAGATTTCCTGTGTATCCCTGTTGCCTCTAGCCGCCCCTAGAAGCTCAAATAAGTGTATAATTCGCAAACAGGGTCAAGAGATTATTTATGGATTCAGGGTAGAACTTCCTCGCAAACAGGTAGCATGGTCTCTTTGCTCCATTCCATAGGCAGGGTTTCTCTGTAACCACTTTCTGCAGAGCAACAGCAAAAACATTTAAGCATACTTGTGATTTTTTTATCCATCACTAGGACTAGGAGACAAACAGGGGAGAAAGGAGGGAGGTACCTTGCTATCACTAGTGACATGGTGGTTCATGTCAATTGACTGCAGCACAGATCAAAAGGGTAAAGGTTAGAAAAGGATGCTATGGACAAATAACAACCTGCAAAATAGACAGAAGATGAGCAGGCTAACACATACTGTTATATTCTTCAGAAGCTCGAAAGTGACATCCTTTGCCCTGTAAGCTTTCGGATGCCACTTCCCTTCAGACCAGTCAACATGGGTTACAGACCAGTTAGCAATTCCATCTGGGTCCATCATCTGGTTGATACAGATATGCAAATTTGCAATGTCAACAGGGCTGCAGCGGCATTATACAAATGACAAATTAATTTCAGCAACTGAAAGGTCTTTGTGTACTGACATGGAATACTGTTGGCAAATAATGTTCATCAGCATAGCAGTTGCGACCATCTTCCATCCCAGGCTGCAAGGAGAACAAATAAAAACATTGATATAGACACATGTTATGTAGCAGAGAATACATTGATCACGATGTCCAATGTGgtaaaacaaagaaaaaaaaggtgaAATAAATCCATCAACGGTAATTTGTAAATTAGTTTAAAAAGAATAAAATGAATACAGGCTAATACAAGGCCACATCTATCTTTTAGACCAAAATATTGTCAGTGCAGATTGGTTGCGGTATACTCTGTCCATTCCAAAATATAGGTGTGGTTTGACTCAGCACAATTTCAAAAAATTAaaatgttctttttttttgcgcTGCAATAGGACAAACATACATTTGGCTCTGATCCTATACTGCATAAATAAAGTAGTAAATAAAAGACAAAATCTCACCCTGCAATGAAGCTTGAACTTAGTATAGTAAAGACTATCTGCAATAATCATCAATGCATGTTGGCGTTTGACTGAGAACCACTGAAATAGTTAAAGTCAACAAACTCTTCCATCAGAACGATCGCATATTAAAAATAATTAAGCAAAGATGATTGCAAGATTACCTGTGAACCCTTCCTAAAATCAGTCTCTGTGACCTCAGGTAACATATTCTGTGAATATCTAAAATTTCCATGTGGTCCAGGATCATAAAAGCTGATCAAGAAAACAAAATAGAACCAATGAGAAATCAACGAGATCATCCAATGTAAAAGTAGAACCAAGAGCTATTAAGTAGACTCCAATTATAGTTAGAGATGAATTGGAGATAAAGAAACAAACTTACCAGTCAATAAAACTGAGATTTGCCCCCATCAGGTAGTCATATACATAATCAAAATTGTGCAAAGGTACACAGCTGCAAACACACACAAAAACAGTAAAGACCTGAAagaaaaaattgtgaaataaaatGGAATGAAAGCAAAAACATGATATGTACCTATCAGATAGCAAAACAAAATGCTGATTGTCAATGTCTTGTAGAGCATTTGCCAGCAACCTCCTCTCAGCATCAACCATAGAAATTTTACCCCAAGTTACCTGCAATGGGAATAAGATCATTCAGGTTATCACTCGTTTAGCTTCTGAAGAGTTCTTACAAGTATCAATCTACAAAGCATAGGAAAAAACTTTATCAAAAACTAGGGCTGAATTAATCTGTTTTTTTTCACATAGCTAACTCTTCATGTGTATAACAAAGAGACCGACCTAGGAGGAACTAGTTGACACTGTTAATAAGAAATAGGCACACAAATTTGAGTCAAAGAGGACTTGAACTTGGATAGGGGGTGTGTACCCCACCTCCCACCAACTGAGCTCAGTTCCTTCTTCATGTGGAACTAGGGCATTACCTTTTCACTGTGTATCTCTCGACCAACAAATATGGGACTGACATGCTCTGGCTTCTCCCTTGAGGCATGAATATATATGGTATACCTTCCCTCATGGCCCTACAGAAATAACAAGAGGTCATGGAGAAACAGACTTTGAGCTAAAGATTATCACACGATGGATTATGATTCCTTCAAAGATTAACGGGCCTTGGCAATACCCATATTGTACCTTTAAACAAAATG
Protein-coding sequences here:
- the LOC8072307 gene encoding uncharacterized protein LOC8072307; this translates as MKLHQVWQFGVKDMKAVPLPRPRAAPKRRAWILGVATFIFIALAWAYLYPPPHYTSPVRDWLPGRLPAEPARELTDEERASRVVFRQILTTPAVRSKNSKIAFMFLTPGTLPFERLWEKFFEGHEGRYTIYIHASREKPEHVSPIFVGREIHSEKVTWGKISMVDAERRLLANALQDIDNQHFVLLSDSCVPLHNFDYVYDYLMGANLSFIDCFYDPGPHGNFRYSQNMLPEVTETDFRKGSQWFSVKRQHALMIIADSLYYTKFKLHCRPGMEDGRNCYADEHYLPTVFHMMDPDGIANWSVTHVDWSEGKWHPKAYRAKDVTFELLKNITSIDMNHHVTSDSKKVVTEKPCLWNGAKRPCYLFARKFYPESINNLLTLFANYTLI